The Colwellia sp. M166 genome segment AGTTACCGTTGATTGCGCCTCTTTAAAACTCTTCGCCTGAAAGGCAAACAGAAGCTGTAATGAAGCAGCAAGGAAGCAAATAGGCACTAACAGCAATAATAAAATCGCAAAAGTACTGGCATCAATACTGAAAGTGGCACCTATTTTTGTCAGATCAACAAAGTTCATCGCAACCGAAGTTAACACCAACATTAAAATAATAGAGATAATCGCAATAGAGCTGGCACAACTGAGTTTAGCAAGCACTATTTTTAAGGTACTTACCGGCTGGCACAGTAACATTTCCAGCACATTACGTTCACGCTCACCGGCACTAGAGTCAATAGCAACCGGTAAACCCGACATAAATGCTGCCATCATGAGATAAACACCTAAAATTAATGAGATCATTACCGCATTACTACTTGGTAAAGAGGTATCTTGTTCAAGCAGTTTGATCGGTTGCAGCAACTTGATATCAACCCCACGCACCAATAAGCGCTTATAGCCAATGGTGAGTGAGTGCTCTCTAATAATGTCTTTAATGCGACGAATAGGTGACGATAACGACTTCTCGTTATAATCGGCTCGTAAGGTTAGCTCTATCGGTTTACCTGCCGCCATATCAGCAACAAAAGTATCAGGAATGGAGAGCGCAATATTGCGCTCATTCCAGTTACGTTCTTCATCTTCAGGTACATCAGCAAAAGAGAGAATATTTTCATCTTGCAACGCTTTGATAAGCTTGGGGGCATGTTGCTCACCGGTATATTTCACATATACCGCAGGGTTATCAACCGCCTCTTTAATGGCTACTTTTAACATCACCATGATCATCACTGGCATTAATAACGCCATGCTCATTGCCACCATTAACGCACGTCGATCACGAAAGGCTTCTTTAAACTCTTTTACCATTAAGGCTTGTAATTGCATCATGCCGCTACTCCTTCATCTGAGCCGATCAATTTAACGAAGGCTTCTTCCAATAACTTCTCTCCGGCTAGATCACATAATTCTTGTGGTGTTCCTTGCGCAGCTAACTTGCCATTAGAGACAATAATCACGCGATCACAAAGTGCTGCCACTTCTTGCATAACATGTGAGGAAAATAAAATGCAGTGGCCTTTTGCTTTGAATTTAGCTAAATGATTACGCAAAATTCGTGTGCTCATCACGTCTAAACCACGTGTTGGTTCATCCAAAACAAAGTTTTTTGGTTGATGTACCAACGCTTGGGCTAGTGTCACTTTCATGCGCTGCCCCTGAGAAAAACCTACTGTTTTACGATGCGCTAACTCAGTCATCTCAAGATCATTGAGAATTTGCTCAATAGCTGCATGTTTATTGGCGCCTTTCATACCATGAATACTGGCAAAATAATCAATTTGTTCATAAGCGGTTAACCGCTCGTATAAGCCAAATTTATCAGGAAAAATACCTAATAATTTTCTCGCTTTAATCGGTTCTTCAGTGACTTTAATACCGTCAATAGTGGCGTAACCTTCATCAGCACGTAGTAAGCCATAGAGTGTGCGTAAACAAGTGGTTTTTCCGGCACCGTTTGGGCCTAATATGCCGGTAATTTCGCCATCTTTTGCGGTAAATGATAAGCCATCTAGCGCTTTAACAGTGTTTTTCTTGCTGACAAAACTTTTATGTAAATTATTAACTTCAATCATTATCTATTCCTTTACTTTTACTGGCGTAGTTACCGGTGCTGCTCCACCATTTAAGCCCAGCATAAATGATTCATCAGGAATGTCTGCTAAGCACGATTCATCAAGATCTTTTGGTGTTTGTAGCGCTAAAAATTCATTTACAATGCTGATGCCACAAGTTGTTGAAGCAACAATATGAGCATTATTTTTAGCAATAATATGATGGCTATTCGGTAAATTTTTATCGGATTTTTCGCCATTACTTGCTGGCGTAACAGGATCTAAAGCACCTGACATGATCAGTGTTGGAATATCGGCCGTTACTGTCTGATAAAAATTAGCACTGGGTTGATACTTTGGCCAAGCAGCACAAGCTTTACCAACCATGTCTAAACTCATGCCTTTCGCAAAGTTATTTTCGGCATCTGCGGCTCTCATACTACCAGTGATTTTAGGAAAATCTTCATTACAAACAATATTAAAGTGCAAACCAATATAGATACCCATGCCACCTTCGCCTTGAGCAATAAGCCCCGCCAACGGCTTATAATCACCTAAATAAGCCTGATGAATTAACAGCGGTACCAAACTACGTGTTTGCATGGAATACAATTGCATTTGTATGGTTGAGATAAACTTTTCTTTACTGATGGTAAATTCAATATCAGTACCGAGTCTGGGGTGCGCAATGTTTACTGTCACAGGCGCAAGTGACAACTTAGCACTGACCTTGGCAAACTCTTTTGCCAAGTCAGGATATTGTTTGGCACACTTATCATCATTTTGACAATTGTTAAGTAATTTAACAAAAGATTGCTCTGCACTTTTCCCAAATAAGCCAATAGGTACTTCAATAGGACCAACACTATCAAGCACGACACTTTTTATTGATGTTGGAAACATGCGCATATAAACCAAGCCCGCACGTGTACCATAAGAGCCGCCATAGATATGCACCTGTTCGTGACCTAAAGCTTGACGAACTGCGTCGAAATCTCGAATAGAGTTTTCTGAGGTATATTGGCTAAGGTCACCACTAAGTTGCGATAAGCATTCTTCGATATCTGTTACTGAAAAGTCTTCAGGAATACTGGTGTAGGGGTCAATGTCTAACGGTTCTTCGCATTGTAACGGATGCGATTTACCCGTGCCTCGCTGATCAATCAATAATAAATCACGGGTTTTTCTAATCTCGTTAAAGCCGGTATAGATTTGCCCAGAAAGCTCTGTTGCAGCTTGACCTGGCCCACCAGCTAAAAACATTAGCGGCTGTTTTTCTTTGCTATTATCTATCGCCGGTAATACAACAAAATTAATATTAATTTTTGCACCATCGGCTTTTGCATAATTTTCTGGCACGACTAAAGTGCCGCACTGCACTTGTTGACGAATGCCTTTTACATGGCAACTTTCTAAGGTGAGTTGTTGATTTAAAGCACTTTCAGCAAGGCTACTATGGCTGAGCCCCGCTACTGAAATAAATAAACTCGTGGTAAATAAATTTTTCCAAGCTATTTTCATTTTATCCTCCTTTTAAAACATTGATTGCTTAGTCTCAACATTTACAAATTTATTACATTTATTTTTAAACTATTTAGAATCGACTTGTTTTAGTAGCTAACTAATTGAAATAACGCAAGCTATTGATAAATTATACTAAGTCTTTTTTTGTTAAAGTTAACCTTGCTAAGCCTATGATGTAGTGGTGAATAGCTACTTTTATCATCAGTGTTGATACCGTTAAATATCAGCTAACTAAAGCCTTAGCTAGCAAAAAACTCGTGTTAGGCTGTAAAAAGCTATATTTACGCCAAATAACATAATTAATCATTCACATATGCTGCAAATAACGATAAAGTCAGCAGTAGATATATTTCGCCAAAAAGAGGATAACTGATGGAATTAAATCAGTGGGTTGATGAACTATTTGAAGTTTTTGATGAAGACAAAGATGGCGTAATCAATAGAAGTGAATTCGTAGAATTGATTGACTGCTTATTGCAAGACAAAGGCATTCGTATGTGTGAAACCATTTTTAATCGTTTTGATAAAAATCATGATAACTCGATCTCCAAAGATGAATTACGTGAAATGGTTATTGATCTCGCCTTGTAATCATACAAACACAGTTAGCGTGCCCTTATTTGCGTTTATATCCGGTAAAATCTCACCGTTTTATAAACGCAAAAATTATTTCTACTTTAGGAATAAACCATCATCAAGGCTAGCTATTAGCTTCAGTGGCTAATATTCACTACCGTATTCCCAATGCAACACTTCTTTTATTATTCCCCAGCAAGCCATTGCTAAAGCAATTCTATAGCTGCAAAAGTTTACTCACAGAAACTGATTGACCTAGACTCCTGCTAGGTCAGCTTACCAAAGTACAAAGGTCAGACCTCTAGTATTCTAATGCACAGTTTGCTACCATAAACAGCGTACACATGTACACTGAAATAGGAATCTTAAGGTGCAAACTCAAGACTACGGCTTAGCAGAAGAAATTATCAATGCGATCAGTCACGGATTAGCAGCATTACTTAGTGTTGCCGGCTTAACGCTTTTAGTTACTTTAGCTTGGTTACAAGCTGATATCACTAAAGTGATCAGTTTTAGTATCTATGGCGCTAGTTTAGTTTTACTGTTTAGCGCTTCAACCCTTTATCATGCTTTATTACATGACAAAGCCAAAAGAATATTTAAGCTACTTGATCATTGCGCAATTTATTTATTAATTGCCGGTACATACACACCACTGATGCTAGTTACATTAGCTGATGACGTTGGCTATATAATATTGAGCATTATCTGGGGCCTTGCTCTGTCAGGCATTGCTTTTAAAATTAAATTTGGCAATAAGTATAAAAAATTGTCATTAGCTACCTATCTTGGCTTGGGCTTAATTTCTTTAATATTTATTGATAAGCTCAATGTTAAGCTTGCTGCTGAGGGGATATTCTTACTCGCCTTAGGCGGTATTATTTATGGTTTAGGGACGATTTTTTATATCAGAAAGAATAAACAATATAGCCATGCTATTTGGCACTTATTTGTTTTTATGGCCGCTCTTTGTCACTTTTTCATGATGTTTTTCTACGTGCTTTAATATACTTAACCCCAGTTTGGCTTAAGCTACTTTACTCACTTTTTATCTGCTGATTAACATAATGCTCGAATATCGCCAGTGTTTGAGCAAAGCTTTTTTGTCCTAAACCTAAACGAAAATAATTTCCCTGCAAGCCGAACAACTCACTTGGCAAGGCTAATATACCGGTTTTTTTTTTACCAGCCTATTTGACCAAGCCATCATAGAAGCAATATTTTTAACTTCAACTAACGCTAATATGCCCGCTTGCGGTGGATGCCAACTGAATGCTTGCTTATAGCGGTTGATAAAAGCAGAAAACAAAGCAATATTATCGCGAATAATAACATTGTTAGTCGCTATAATTTCATGGCTATATTGTAGTGCTATGCTGGCTAAATTTTCATCTATTTTTGAGCAACAAATAGAGCTCATGGCTTTAATTGCCAGTAAACTATTCAGTAAAGTGTCATCGGGTGTTACTGCCCAACCAATGCGCACACCGGCTAAGCCTAAGCTTTTTGACATAACACCAACAATGATACTTTTTGAGTAATCAAGATAGCGATGAGCCAAGGCTAAATCATGGTAATTACTGGCTTGGGATACATCATCACTCAATAAATAGCATTGATATTGCTCAGCCAGTTGTAATACTTGCTCAGCCAATGCACTATCAATAATGCTACCGGTTGGATTATGTGGTGAGTTAAGGACGATCAAACGAGTTTTTTCCGTCATCAAGCGGCTAAAATCTTCAATATGAACTTGCCAATGATTATCAGCACACAGTGCTATTTCTTTAACAACCACGCCCATGGTTTTTGCCATAGTAACCAAAGATGGGTAACTCGGTGTCAGTACGATAATTTCATCATCAGCATCTAACAACGCTTGATAAACCGCCGACAATGCTTCTTGTGCTCCACAGAAAGTTACCGCATTATCAGCCTCAAGTGTTTGGCGATGACAATTTAACCCTTGATGAAAATTAATAATTAATTGGCGCAGCAATACATCACCTTGTACCGGAGAGTAACTTAGCAGTATGCTATTCAGCTCATCCACTGAGAATGCGCATAATTGCTCATAAGTCAAAGCGTGCGCAGTCGAATCACTGAAATTAAATTTGATGTGATCTGCCAAACCTCGAGTATAAGCAATATGCTTGGGCAATAAATATTTCGGCATAAGCTATTTTGCTCGCCATGCCGTAAGCTGGCAGTGTGATAAATTAAAGCTACGTACTGAATCAGCTAATACACGAGAGAGTTCTTGCTGACTAACCAAGTCAAAATCGCTGCTAAGTTGCTGGTTCAAAGCATCAAAGCCAGATAAATTTTCACCATTAACTTTTATACCGCTCAGCCATTTACTTTTTTCTGTTATCTTTGCTTGATAATAGTAATCAGAAATAACGATCAATAAGCCTGACGGGTTAAGTCGACTAACCGCATTCGATAATAAACGTTTAGGATCATAGCTTTGCTCTAGTGCATGCTGAACTAAAACCACATCGTAGTGATTAAAGTGCTGTTTTAGATTACCTCCATCGCCTTGGCTAAATAATATCCGCTCGCCCTTAACTTGTTCGACGAAATCTGCCAATGTAACTTCATGGTATTGACAAATTTCACCTTCAATGGTGCTGGTATAGCGCACACTAGCACCCGTTTGTAATTGCACACCATGTTGAATAGTGCGAGCCGAAAAATCAACAGCATCTATATGTTGAAAATACTGACTAAGCTCAAATGCCACTCGGCCAACACTGCAACCTAAATTAAGTAAACGTTCAGTCATTAAACCTTGGCTGACAATTAAATTTACCACCTGTTTTGCTATTTGCTGTCCGTAGTTCTCATAACCCAATAACTCCTGACCAAAGTAGCAAGCAAGTTGTTGGCAAATATCTTGACTAGTTTCAAACTTATTAAACGCTACCTCTGGCAATGCAGAGTCTTTACTCTCGATATATCTAAAGCCGGCATGTTGATAAAAATGTCGACGAAAAGCGTAGCGCGAAGCCGCTAAGGTTTCATTTCCAGTTGAGATCCAAGAGCCACCTTTGATCAAGTTATGTTTACCATCAAAGGTCGGCGTAGAAAAATCATCGTACAATGGATGGACGCTAAAACCTTCAAAACCATCAATCGCTGACTCAGTCCACTGCCAAACATTACCGATAACATCAAAAAAATCACCTTGCTGATGACGATTTACCGGACATGATGACGCATTATAGGCTAAATCAATATTACCTGGCACTTCTGGCCATTGGTGTTGATCACCACTGACATGATCGCGAAGACAGTACCATTCAGCTTCGGTAGGTAAGCGGATAAAGCCAGTTGTACTCGCTTGTCGCCATTGACAAAATGCCTTAGCTTCCAAGCAATTTACTTCTACTGGCCAATCTAACGGTAATGGCATTTCGTGGAGTAAATTTCGCTGATAGTATTTACCGTCATGTTGACGCCAAAATTTAGGCATAGCCGCTTTGGTAAACGCTAACCATGCTTGTCCTTCTTGACACCAAAACTCTGTTAACTGATAACCACCAGCCTCGACAAAGCCAAGATACTCTTGATTCGAGACTAAATATTTAGCAGCACTAAAATCATCGATGTCAACTACCTGCTGGCCATATTCATTATCCCAACCATAGGTATTATCTTGAGGCTTTTTACCTAATGTTAAGTTACGTGCTCTTACTGGTACTAATGCATTTTCAGGCGCAGCGGTTGACTGTAAACAAGGTTGCCATTGTTCATCGGCACTTAACAAGTTCAGCGGTAGCATGCGCATGATAACTGATGAGGTTTCAAGGTGAATCCGTTCGTGTTCACAACCCATTAAAATAATCCAAGCTAGTGAGTCTTGCGTTATCGGTAAACTCAACTCCATAGTTTCAATCAAGCTTAATACTAAGTGATAAACTTCTTGTCGGTAATCACGCACCTCATCAACACTGGGCCAGTCATAATGCTCACTATCAAGATCATCCCAGCTCATTTCATCAACACCAACGGCACAAATAGCTTCTAACCTACTGTTAATGCGTTGCTTGATATATTTACCAAGAATAAGTTTATTGACATAAAAGGTTGCAGTATGGCCAAAGTAAAACACCAACGGGTGCCGTAAAGGCTCAGGACGGAGAAAATAAGCATCGTCGTGGTTAATCAAGGAAAATAAGGACTGATAAGTCGACCACGTATTTTTAAAATATGCGATGAGCTCTTGTCGCTTTTCTGCTACCGAGTTGCCATCAAGTGTTGGCGTATTTAATTGCTTTATCATCTACTTTTCACTAGCTATTATTGTGATCTGAATTTCATTTCAACTTTAGCTGTATTAAATAATAATACTAGGCTGTTGAAATTGTGTTAAATAATTTTGTTTTACTTGTTGGCCAATGCTTAATTCTGCTGCCATGTCAGTATCAGTTTGTACCCTGTTCAGAGTTCTATCTATGCTTTCGCTGAACCAGTTATTATTAGCAAACAATGTTATTGCCCCCTGTTCAGTTTGCTGATCATAGAGCGAGCGAGGCAATTGGTTACTTAGCTCCTGCGCTGATGGCTGGTCATGTTTTATCTCATCAATAGTGTCAATGACATTTAATAAAGTATAAATAACATTCAAGTAAGGATTATAATGCTCACTCGATGCGCCAAGCCTGTGTTCTATACGCGCTGTTTTATGCCAATTCTCATGACTGACGATAACATTATTTTTATCATCATAAATCACTGGCTCCATACCCATTTTTTGATTGTGCTTACCGATATCTCGATAAAGTGCAATACTGCCTTGATGACCACCAGAAATATCTACAGGTGAGCATAATTCATCTGCCAAACCATATTTTGATTTTAACAGTAAACGCTCAAAAGCCTCTTCTTCAGGTAAATATAGTAAGCAGCACGCCAAACTTGTCTGCAATAAAGCTTGCTGCAACCGTTCAGCAAAATCACCAGCAACCAGTAAATTATTCCCTGCTAGATCTTGCACGCTAACGTTGATTTGCACCGCATTAGGTATATGAACAGCACGGTTATCGGCACTAAAAACATTTTCGCACCCTAAGGCTAACTTACCGTAATCGCCAGCCCAAACTACGGGTTTGATCAAAGTATTTGTCACCCCCTGGGTGGCAAAAATTTTAGGTAATAAGTACAGCGCTTGCTTGAGGTTATGCGCTTCTTTTAATGGACTTTGACCATTAAAAAGTGAAACATACTCCCACTGGTTACTCCAATACTCTGCAACGACTTCACCATCAACACCAAGGCTTAGTAATTTCTGGTTGACCTTTTTATAATCTATACGTTTACCTAGTGGTATTTGATAACAACCTTCTAATTCAAAGTGAATTAATGCCCGAAATCCTCGCTGATGAATGTAATCTTGCAACTGAGAAATTACAGTGATTTCGAGCTGAGTAAAACTAGTCATAATAAGCACGTGCTTGAATTTTTATCTTGGGTGTAATGCTGAATAATAACAGACCTTGTATCTTGATTATTAATTTCTAGTTACTGTCATAGGATTAATTTATTAAGCGATTAAGCAAAATTTATCTATTTGTCTATATACGCAACTAAGAGCATTTAGGATTAAAAAATTTTAATTTGATTTTTACCGAAGTGCTTGGCTTGATATAGTGCTTGATCAGCATTGATATAGAGTTGATTAATATCACGACATTGTGCTGATAGCGTCGCGATGCCAATACTAACAGTTACGTTATCTTGATGACCTTTGACCACTGTAGACTGGTTAATTGCAGATAAAAAACGTTCCGCAATTTTCTTTGCAGTGGTAACGTCTGTTCGGGGTAGAATACACATAAACTCTTCACCGCCAATACGGCCGAAAATATCATCCTGACGAAAAATTTCACTACCGATTTCTGCCACCTGACAAATAACATCATCACCAACAGGATGGCCATATTTATCATTTATTTTTTTGAAATCATCAATATCGATTAAAATAATCGACATTTGGATTTTTTCTGATGCATCGGCTAGTGCCGCCTTATCTAGATAATCAAAAATATAACGACGATTAAACAAACCAGATAAGGGATCCTTTATCGTTAATAAGTGCATTTTTCTATTACTACGGTATTGTGCAATAATTACAATCAGCACAATTAAGCTGCCGCAAGTAATAAAAACGGTAAAATAAATATCTTGAGTTGTGTTACTTTGCTGCTTTTCTAGCTCGAGTGATTCTACTTGTAGGTGTTCTGCTGTCAATGCTTGCGCAATTTTTTGGCGCTCAACTTCCAAGCTAGCTCTTACTTTTAGCAACCTTTTCGAGGAGTTTTTTAATAATAGCTCAGTGTACTGGCGATAATACTGCTCAAGCATACTATAACCAATATCATACTCGCCGCGAGCATGGGTTAATTCAGCTGATATTTTTAGCACTTCTAGTTGCCAGTTTGTTCCTATAAGTTCAGGAATATCAGCAAAAATTAGAGCCGCGCTATCAAGTGCCTTTTCCGCTTCTTCAAAGCGGCCTAGGGTAATTAAGCAACTCGCTTTACGTTTATATAACTCCGCGTTGTAGTCAACAATACCTTTTAAGGTCAAGGCCTTATCTATAACGTTAATAGCAGCAAGACAGTCACCTTGCTCTGCCAACGTCATACCTATGCCATAAGCAGAAAAGAAACTAATATTTGAGTTAGGAGTATAAGCAATCTGCTGTTGATATTTTTCAAAATACTCTATGGCTAATTGATATTTCCCCCAGTAACGATACGTTGATGCCAAGCCATAAATAGCCTCTGCTATATGTGCTGGATATTGCAAGTTTTGATAAGCCTCAAGTGCTCTTTGATAATACTCAATTGACTTTTTATAGTCCTGTAAATAACCATAAATAGCACCATAGGTTTCATTTATTGAGGCGATTAAAAACTGATCTTTCAACGCGAAGGCTTCAACATAAGCTTCTTGGATATCAATTAAGGAAGTCTCAAATAGCTCTGTCAGGGTTTTTGTATAGGCAAGCTCTTGTTTTCCATAAACATATAAACTACTTAACTGAGCTTCCTTAGCTTGTATTAAGGCTTTAGCAAGTGATTCTTGAGAACGATTATAATCTCCTTGTCGTCGCTCAATAAGACCTTGAAATAAACTTAGACGCGCTTGAATAGCTAAAGGAGTACTTGTGGTCACTAAATTGTTAGCCTGCTTAACTGAGCGGCTAAAATCATCATAAAAGTAAATTAAATTTTCGGCTTGAGCTTTACGTAATAACCACCATAAGTAATGCAACTCATCGTAAGATTTAGCTTCTAACTGCAAACCAATCAATTTTTGGTAGGACAACCATGGCTCAAGATAGATCTCATGATCCATGTCGATGAAATTTACGTGCTTATCCGCCAGTGTTGTTAGAGGAAAACTTAACAAGAGTATGATTAAAGTTACATAACAGGCTTGTAAAGCTTTTGTCATAGTGTATCCG includes the following:
- a CDS encoding diguanylate cyclase — translated: MTKALQACYVTLIILLLSFPLTTLADKHVNFIDMDHEIYLEPWLSYQKLIGLQLEAKSYDELHYLWWLLRKAQAENLIYFYDDFSRSVKQANNLVTTSTPLAIQARLSLFQGLIERRQGDYNRSQESLAKALIQAKEAQLSSLYVYGKQELAYTKTLTELFETSLIDIQEAYVEAFALKDQFLIASINETYGAIYGYLQDYKKSIEYYQRALEAYQNLQYPAHIAEAIYGLASTYRYWGKYQLAIEYFEKYQQQIAYTPNSNISFFSAYGIGMTLAEQGDCLAAINVIDKALTLKGIVDYNAELYKRKASCLITLGRFEEAEKALDSAALIFADIPELIGTNWQLEVLKISAELTHARGEYDIGYSMLEQYYRQYTELLLKNSSKRLLKVRASLEVERQKIAQALTAEHLQVESLELEKQQSNTTQDIYFTVFITCGSLIVLIVIIAQYRSNRKMHLLTIKDPLSGLFNRRYIFDYLDKAALADASEKIQMSIILIDIDDFKKINDKYGHPVGDDVICQVAEIGSEIFRQDDIFGRIGGEEFMCILPRTDVTTAKKIAERFLSAINQSTVVKGHQDNVTVSIGIATLSAQCRDINQLYINADQALYQAKHFGKNQIKIF
- a CDS encoding alpha/beta hydrolase; the encoded protein is MKIAWKNLFTTSLFISVAGLSHSSLAESALNQQLTLESCHVKGIRQQVQCGTLVVPENYAKADGAKININFVVLPAIDNSKEKQPLMFLAGGPGQAATELSGQIYTGFNEIRKTRDLLLIDQRGTGKSHPLQCEEPLDIDPYTSIPEDFSVTDIEECLSQLSGDLSQYTSENSIRDFDAVRQALGHEQVHIYGGSYGTRAGLVYMRMFPTSIKSVVLDSVGPIEVPIGLFGKSAEQSFVKLLNNCQNDDKCAKQYPDLAKEFAKVSAKLSLAPVTVNIAHPRLGTDIEFTISKEKFISTIQMQLYSMQTRSLVPLLIHQAYLGDYKPLAGLIAQGEGGMGIYIGLHFNIVCNEDFPKITGSMRAADAENNFAKGMSLDMVGKACAAWPKYQPSANFYQTVTADIPTLIMSGALDPVTPASNGEKSDKNLPNSHHIIAKNNAHIVASTTCGISIVNEFLALQTPKDLDESCLADIPDESFMLGLNGGAAPVTTPVKVKE
- a CDS encoding pyridoxal phosphate-dependent aminotransferase, producing the protein MPKYLLPKHIAYTRGLADHIKFNFSDSTAHALTYEQLCAFSVDELNSILLSYSPVQGDVLLRQLIINFHQGLNCHRQTLEADNAVTFCGAQEALSAVYQALLDADDEIIVLTPSYPSLVTMAKTMGVVVKEIALCADNHWQVHIEDFSRLMTEKTRLIVLNSPHNPTGSIIDSALAEQVLQLAEQYQCYLLSDDVSQASNYHDLALAHRYLDYSKSIIVGVMSKSLGLAGVRIGWAVTPDDTLLNSLLAIKAMSSICCSKIDENLASIALQYSHEIIATNNVIIRDNIALFSAFINRYKQAFSWHPPQAGILALVEVKNIASMMAWSNRLVKKKPVY
- a CDS encoding hemolysin III family protein, whose protein sequence is MQTQDYGLAEEIINAISHGLAALLSVAGLTLLVTLAWLQADITKVISFSIYGASLVLLFSASTLYHALLHDKAKRIFKLLDHCAIYLLIAGTYTPLMLVTLADDVGYIILSIIWGLALSGIAFKIKFGNKYKKLSLATYLGLGLISLIFIDKLNVKLAAEGIFLLALGGIIYGLGTIFYIRKNKQYSHAIWHLFVFMAALCHFFMMFFYVL
- a CDS encoding ATP-binding cassette domain-containing protein translates to MIEVNNLHKSFVSKKNTVKALDGLSFTAKDGEITGILGPNGAGKTTCLRTLYGLLRADEGYATIDGIKVTEEPIKARKLLGIFPDKFGLYERLTAYEQIDYFASIHGMKGANKHAAIEQILNDLEMTELAHRKTVGFSQGQRMKVTLAQALVHQPKNFVLDEPTRGLDVMSTRILRNHLAKFKAKGHCILFSSHVMQEVAALCDRVIIVSNGKLAAQGTPQELCDLAGEKLLEEAFVKLIGSDEGVAA
- a CDS encoding ABC transporter permease, whose amino-acid sequence is MMQLQALMVKEFKEAFRDRRALMVAMSMALLMPVMIMVMLKVAIKEAVDNPAVYVKYTGEQHAPKLIKALQDENILSFADVPEDEERNWNERNIALSIPDTFVADMAAGKPIELTLRADYNEKSLSSPIRRIKDIIREHSLTIGYKRLLVRGVDIKLLQPIKLLEQDTSLPSSNAVMISLILGVYLMMAAFMSGLPVAIDSSAGERERNVLEMLLCQPVSTLKIVLAKLSCASSIAIISIILMLVLTSVAMNFVDLTKIGATFSIDASTFAILLLLLVPICFLAASLQLLFAFQAKSFKEAQSTVTMLIMAPSFIPFALMMMDDKPAWVEWLPISGQSLLMEDVFKGLPIDWSALLFTSVATIVLTVALVLILAKRLTSEKVVMSLS
- the ovoA gene encoding 5-histidylcysteine sulfoxide synthase, with the protein product MIKQLNTPTLDGNSVAEKRQELIAYFKNTWSTYQSLFSLINHDDAYFLRPEPLRHPLVFYFGHTATFYVNKLILGKYIKQRINSRLEAICAVGVDEMSWDDLDSEHYDWPSVDEVRDYRQEVYHLVLSLIETMELSLPITQDSLAWIILMGCEHERIHLETSSVIMRMLPLNLLSADEQWQPCLQSTAAPENALVPVRARNLTLGKKPQDNTYGWDNEYGQQVVDIDDFSAAKYLVSNQEYLGFVEAGGYQLTEFWCQEGQAWLAFTKAAMPKFWRQHDGKYYQRNLLHEMPLPLDWPVEVNCLEAKAFCQWRQASTTGFIRLPTEAEWYCLRDHVSGDQHQWPEVPGNIDLAYNASSCPVNRHQQGDFFDVIGNVWQWTESAIDGFEGFSVHPLYDDFSTPTFDGKHNLIKGGSWISTGNETLAASRYAFRRHFYQHAGFRYIESKDSALPEVAFNKFETSQDICQQLACYFGQELLGYENYGQQIAKQVVNLIVSQGLMTERLLNLGCSVGRVAFELSQYFQHIDAVDFSARTIQHGVQLQTGASVRYTSTIEGEICQYHEVTLADFVEQVKGERILFSQGDGGNLKQHFNHYDVVLVQHALEQSYDPKRLLSNAVSRLNPSGLLIVISDYYYQAKITEKSKWLSGIKVNGENLSGFDALNQQLSSDFDLVSQQELSRVLADSVRSFNLSHCQLTAWRAK
- a CDS encoding EF-hand domain-containing protein, yielding MELNQWVDELFEVFDEDKDGVINRSEFVELIDCLLQDKGIRMCETIFNRFDKNHDNSISKDELREMVIDLAL